A genomic window from Plasmodium malariae genome assembly, chromosome: 10 includes:
- the PmUG01_10052100 gene encoding uncharacterized protein, protein MKIQKPSNTLKFKDNFKNSLNSEVHDYFEKLLRESKTSNQTNKYMLKEKRSSFITKILKNIDEKYEKEVHNVLDMEFKMYNNLKGITNQIIKKMYKAFIPFLTTNVIVFNLS, encoded by the coding sequence atgaaaattcaaaaaccatctaatactttaaaatttaaagataACTTCAAAAATTCCCTAAATTCAGAAGTCCAtgattattttgaaaaattattaagagAATCAAAAACATCTAATCAAACgaacaaatatatgttaaaagaaaaacgtTCATCGTTTATaactaaaatattaaagaatatagatgaaaaatacgaaaaagaAGTACATAACGTATTAGATATGGAATTTAAAATgtacaataatttaaaaggtATAACAAAccaaataattaaaaaaatgtacaaagcttttattccatttttaacAACAAATGTAATTGTTTTTAACCTATCATAa